The Desmodus rotundus isolate HL8 chromosome 2, HLdesRot8A.1, whole genome shotgun sequence region ATGGCTCAAAATCCTAAAGCAGTAAGGAAAACTAATAGGTTTAATtgcataaaagtaaaaaaaaattctgctagaacaaaacaaaaaataccataaatatggagaaaatacaaacgacaaagtgaaaagaaaatctgCAACTTAATCATAAGGGTTTAACAGCCTTAatataagaagttttaaaaaatgaaatcccaTATATATCCTAGAAATATGAAAGGtaacccccccaaaagaaatacAGATGGCTCTTTGTGACACTCAACCTCCCTCACAACAGAAATTCAAACTAAAATTATCCTGAAAGCCACGTCTTACCTATCAGACCAAAAAACTCAAACTGGACAATATAATCTGTTGGCAAGTCTGTGGGAAAATGGGCATTTTCAGttattgttggtgggaaggctGGTGGGAGGATAAAATGATATTATTCCTCCCTCACTATGGATGGAAATGGCAATGTATATTTAAATCACacattccagccctggccagtatggctcagttgattggcaTTGTCCCATAACACcacaaggttgagggtttggtcccagatggatgtctctctccttctcccctttccaatgagcatgtccttgggtaaggattaaaaaaacaataaactacaCATTCCTTTCTCGTCTGATCTAGAAGTCTCACTTCTAGGAATCCACTCCACAAATTTAATGGCAGATGTAAGAGAAGATATGTGCCCAAGGCCTTTAATTCAGCACTATATAGCAGCTTGGAAAGAATTCAAATGCCCATCGGTTGAATAAACGATAAGCTGGTTGAACAAACTATAGTACATCCACACAGGAGTGACCCATTGACTACAGGATATTAAGGGAGAAAACGTAATGTGGACAAGTGAGCACAGCAAGCTATCATTTAACTAATGGTGTATATAAAGGCACAGATAagccataattttctttttaaatggttacctggagggggaaaaaggaagcAGAATGGAGGGAACTAACAGGGGAATTAGATtctttaaacatgtattttttaataaatggattTCCCTGTCTGAACTAACCTGCCAACTCCTTAAAGGCATGGTATCTTATTTGGCACAATACACCCACGCACTACTACACAATAAGAGATGTTAACTTTGAAGAATTTTAAACATGTGAATAACACAACCAGATGTTTTTGAAAGGTTATCCTAGAGAAGTAATGAAAGAAGCAGTTGGCGTTTGCAGTGATGTTCACTCCACACGCTCCATAGGCAATTTTATCCACACCCACTGTGACTACCACCTACAGGCATAAGGTTAGCAGACATCATCACCTAATTCCTTCCTCTTACCTGTACACCAATATATTCAACCTCATGCCTGATGTCTTCTGGACCTCAAACTCAGCATGGCCTAAACTGAACTGCTCCCTTGTTGCCTTCTTCCATTGTGACCAAACTCATCAAATTCCACCATCTATCAAGTGCATCACCCTTGACACTTCTCTTTACCACCAATGTCCATCAGCAAGCCCCACAGATTTTatcctataaaaaaaaaagtctaggggggaaccaagatggcggcgtaggtagacacactgcgcctcctcgcacaaccagaactgacagagaatcgaacagcaagggggactgacaccaaggaaacagaaaataatcattcatccagactggtaggaggggcggagacgggcaccggggtggagaggactcgtgtggctgtggcgggactgagactggcgaagtgtgggacaaatggcgcaggcagtccgagcactagcagaccctgcggtcccacatttgcacagataaacccagagggctggactcagagtggcagagagtggggcaggcagagtggcgggtagcaccttgcggcaccacattcgcccacaaataaacctgacgaacggcgggcagcgaagcagaccgctgcgcaacccagggctccagcttggggaaataaagcctcaaacctctgattgaaagcgcccctgggggttggggcggcaggagagactcccagcctcacaggagaggttgttggagagacccacaggggcctagagtgtgcacaggcccacttactcgggaaccagcaccagagtggcccagtttgattgtgggtattggagtggaagattgaaatccggaggagagtgaggcgggcgccattgctctctctcggcccctcccccacgtacagcgtcacagcgcagcgaccagcattaccccgccctggtgaacacctaaggctccgccccttaaagtaacagacgtgcaaagacaaacaaacaaaaaatggcccaaatgacagaacacttcaaagctcctgaaaaaatacaactaagcgacgaagagatagccaacctatcggatgcacagttcaaagcactggttatcaatatgctcacagacttggttgaatctgttcgaaaaacagatgaaaaaatgaagcctatgctaagagaaacaaaggaaaatgtacagggaaccaatagtgatgagaaggaaactgggactcaaatcaatggtatggaccagaaggaagaaacaaacatccaaccagaaaagaatgaagaaacaagaacttggaaaaatgaggagaggcttaggaacctccaggacaccttgaaacgttccaacatccgaattataggggtgccagaaggagaagaggaagaacaaaaaattgaaaacttatttgaacaaataatggagaacttccccgttctggcaaaggaaatagacttccgggaagtccaggaagctcagagagtcccaaagaagctggacccaaggaggaacacaccaaggcacatcataattacattacccaagattaaatgcaaggacctacatccaagattactgtatccagcaaagctatcatttagaatagaagggaagataaagtgcttctcagataaggtcaagttaaagaagctcatcatcaccaagcccttattatatgaaatgttaaagggagttacctaagaaaaagaagatcaaaaataggaacagtaaaaatgacagcaaactcagttactaacgaccacacctaaaacaaaaatgagagcaaactaggcaaacaactagaacatgagggttgtcaataagggagtgggagggggagaggggggtaaaggtacagagaataagtagcatagatgataggtggaaaatatacagggggagggtaaaaatagtgtaggaaatgtagaagccaaagaacttataagtatgacccatggacatgaactatgggggggggaatgtgggagggaggggggtgggcaggatggagtggagtgggggggggaaatgggacaactgtaatagcataatcaataagtatattaaaaaaaaaaaaagagtaaaaaaaaaaaagtctataacTTAtccacctctcctcctctccaaAACGTTAATCTGCCATCACCCACAGGACATTAACATCCTCTCCCCTCACATCCAATATAACATGAACTATCCCAAGAACAAGACAGATGTAATTGAGAAAGTTATTACAATCATCTGGGAAAGAACCAGAGATGCCACACTAGGGCAGTAAGTGCATTCGTGTTGGGGAGCTCGTAAGAAAATGATCAcgaaaattaaaacttatttcaaaCACTCCCAAAACTGATTATGTAAATCTGTGTACTAGAACAGTCAAGACCTATCTGGCAACAAATGCTACTGGTATCAGGGCCCATGGTCCACCTACGTACCTTAAGTAGAGACACTGCCACTTTGGGTTAAAAGTAGAGAGACGCCACACTACTTGAGACCACTGGAACATCAAGAAATCTATACAGTGGCTAGCACCTTCCTATTGTTCTTCTCTTCTGCAATCTGGACTTTGCCAAACTATTCTGCTTAAAAGAATTCTCAAACGCCTCTTAATTTAGGGGGGAAGGTCCATCCACTGAGAAGTTCTAAATAATTAATGGATAACCTACATTTTTAGAATGATTGTGGTGGGGGGGTGCAGAAAAGAGTTAAGGAGACAAAATGCAACGGGCTgagtaaattataatttttcagaCAAGGAACAGATTTAATGGCTAAGACAGAGTTCAGGTCTGGTTTTCTGTTGCTAATGCCTAGAAGGGTTCTGGTTGGCAATTAAATATTGGTTTAGAGCAATACCATCTCATCCAGACTTTATGCTAATTAGAAAGTCAACACCCTCTGAagcagagggcaggaaggagtcAGTGCTGAGCACTATGTATAAGAACTGCTCTAGGCACTCAGGGTTACATTTATACACTGTACACAAATATTTGAGACTGtcaacaattttaaatatttcactacATAAAGCTATACCCAaactgtgctttattatttcccatacaGCACTACATATTTTAGCCTGAGGACATttgtaaaagcaataaaagttcCAGAAatcctgggatgaattccactagctaaaagatatttaaatagcGCTAACAGAAACTACCAGATAGCCGGCATCATGTAAACAACAAACACGTAAAAAAAGAGACAAACTTAACATACAGAATGCTTTTTTTTATTCACAGAAAACTAGAAGTCCAGTTCTAGACGTTTCTCTTGAATACTTCATGTGTTTTGCTAGTAGGCAGAGCCCTATAAAAGGCGGCCCCACCTAGTCCTCAGACTCAGATCCATCCTCATCTTGACTAATCTGGAAGTATCGAAGTTCGTAAGTCTCCTTGTCAGATGCAACCACTCGAAGCCAATCGCGAAGACTGTTCTTCTTAAGGTATTTCTTGGTGAGATATTTCaaatatcttaaaaacaaaaacatgaatttCATTAAGAAATAATACTATGTAGAGGCATACTACATATAAGATATGCACTGTTATATTCATCTTTTGGATTCCCAATTCCTTCCAAAATACATTGTATTAACTACTGTGCGACACCGCTAGGGATACAAATAAGGTAGTCTCTCAACCCCAATTAGCATCAGTTTATTTTCCACAAAACCCTACTCCCATCTCATTAAATCTAATATTCTTATGTTAGAAAAACAATATGCAGGAGAGCAGTATAGCTTTTTCTTCCATCTTACTGCCACAATgagattttaaaactaaatacacAATTTCATTCTTCAAATGTATCATGCACCATCAACCTTCAAACCTCAATCTCACTTTGGATCAACAAGGGGAAACCTGTCAACAGGTTCCACTTAAAGTTTAAGATTATTCATAGCCTTGCAACTAATGCACGGCTGCCCTTTATTAAAAAAGGCATCAGTATGGTTTAATTTCATCACACCAGCCATTCCCTTCCATTTACACTTCACAGCATTCCTAACTACCCAATCTTAtccagcctccctgccctttGCTAATGCTGCTCCCTCTACACTCCACTGGCAACACTACATTCATTTTCAGGTTTTCTGCTAATTCTTGGGCCCTCCCTATCTCACTTTATATTTATCTGCATGTCCACAAGACCCTCGAGGACAGATACTTCCTTTCATCTCCAAACTCCTAGTGATTAATTTATATACAAGTTGGATTACAGAGCCTAGGATTTAATGGACAAGAGGCCTGGACTTAACCTGTCTGCTGTATTTTCATAGTAAGTTACACTCATTGACAATCAGCCTAAATAACCAGAACTGTTAACTAAATACATTTTCCATTCAAATAGGCCTCATTAAAGTTCAAAGCACTTTTGATATATCTCACAGACATCAACATATCTATTCTTACATATGAATAGAAAATATTAGGATTACATTCTGTAATTATTCCACTGAAATTACCAAAATTTcagtaaaatattatgaaaaacaaatactaacCTTTTAGAGAACTGTTTCTCGGAAACAACTGTGATTTTATTCTTGAAGCGTTCAATGTGAACCACATTCCCAAGATTTCCAGTTTTTCCATTGACTTTAACCTTTTCCCGCAGAAACTGTtcctattttaaaacagaaaaaatgcaaaactaGGGAAGGAAACCCTAGATATTCACTAGGGAAGGTACCCTAGGAATAGAGCTTAGGTTAAAATCAAATACTACATACTTAATCCCTTATTAAGAACtctacaaagataaaaataaactgagTAGAGTGATACTTACAAAATTTGCGGAATCAAAAATTCCATCTTCTACTGGGTGAGTAAGGTCCAAGCCAAACTTCCAGGTTGTCTTCTTAGGCTTCTTGACTTTCTGTAACAGAAAGTTATCATAATTATGACTTTCCAAAAATATCCATTCATTTTatatacaaactttaaaaatcagtgcAATGGTGTACACTACTATCAGATTATATGAAATGGTATAAAACTCTAAAAAATTGCTTAACATCTATCAGACAGACACTCCTTAACTTCATTTAAATCAAGTTTTTTGCAAAATCCAATGGAGATTTCCCATTTGTCATCCGAATGTCTCACAAATACAAAACTCAAAGCAGGAAAATATATGGTGAGCTTCCTTCATCAGAAGATTCCaaagaaatcacatttttacAACTGGAAAAGATTAAGGGGATCAATCCACCTTCTTCCGCCGAGTTAAAACTAGAAACACCCACTCAGATATTTGAGCCTTTAATCACACTCCCTTTGTTATGTTACGGAGAAAagttttatggcctttattatttccCATGTCCAGTTTTAAACTACCAGGTGCTTTTTTCTATAGGACAGGTGCTGCTTTACCACTGCCATCCCAATGCAGACGGGGAATAGTATACCACCTAGTACAAGCTCAGTTACAACCACTTAATAAATCCAGAAGATTCAATCCTTATGCTGTTATAGGtgagaaaaggggagggggacCTTTGGTctggtaaagatttttttttagtttaaaaaacacaAGTAACTTAAGTTTTCCAGACTCAGAACTTTTAGACCAATACCATGTAATAAGGCTACACAAATGAAATGAGGCTATCAGCTCCAAATTAGATCTACCCAAACGGATACTAAGTACTAAGGCCAGTTTTCTTTCTTAGGTAGTTGAGGAACTTGTGCCAAGAAATATTATCCCAAACTTTATATTGGTAAAAAAAAGGATACTAGTTGCTGGGCTCGACTGCATGATTTATAGCTCTGTTGGGGCATTATTTAATTTAGGAGATGCGAAGAACTTCTGTCCGGTGGTGCAGATAACCCAGGGGGCCTACGACCCCCTTGGACATCTCCcagttttgtatattttattaacaGAAATATTACCCTCCCTAACGTTTTTGAAAAATTTTCCGACACAACCCCAATTTCTCAAATGCTCTCTGGACCGATTTTAACGTCTTACTGGTCCCCTTAGTAATCAGTAacgtaaataaaatctttaaagcacattccttttatattttcccGAGAGTCGTAACTTGTacctttaaaataattccttCCTGAGATAATAAACAAACTTCTTCGCCCAGTTATTTCTTAAGTTCTCTTTAGTAACACGGGCTATCGCGGAAACGCGCGCCTCGGAGCTCCGTCCGCCCTCGCCAGGCCGTCGGGCCCGCCCGATACCGACGTTTCCTTTCTGGTGCAAGTACATAGGAGCAGCATCGGCATCATCCGGGGCgagggaggaaagaaatggcccaaatgctGTCTGTGCCACCAGCCCCGCTCACCGTTGTGCCTCCTTCCCTGCGCTCGCACGGCCACCCATCCTAAGCCAAGGCCGGGCCCACCCCGAACTCCACAAGACCGCGTGGAAAACCACCTTGAGGCTTAACGTGCGGGCTGTTTTCCTGTCCCCGTTCCCATTTCTACCCTCCCTTTATCTCTAATGAGACAATCTCGACCCTCCAGACGCCTATCGTGTACTGGGGGAATAAGACTAGCTCAGGTAGACCACGCTCACTCACCGGCGCCATCTTGCCCGTCGTCCGAGAGACCAGAAAGAAAGCGGCAGCCGCCCGCACGTATTTATAGTTAAGCGTGCTGCGTCACGCGCCGAGAACGTGAGATCTTTGTCTGCCGGAAGAGAATTTGGGGAGGAGCACGGCTGCGGATAACCCAGAAACCGAAGGCGTGGCCCGGGGAACGTGTAAGCGTAGGCAGTCGCGTTTCTTGGGAGCGCCCTCCAGCGGCGGCATTTGAAATGACTCACCGTTTTCCGCGGGCGACGGCACGTTCTCGTAGGAATCATCTTCCACGAATCGCCAGGATCTTCTTTTCAATCAGGGCAAGGGATTGTCTGAGGTTGCTCTGAGATCTCCTGCCGTACACAACAATTATAATCCTCCAGTGAAAAAGTtatttctgtgtctatgatttgTTTTCTAGATGACTGTTGAGGGAAACCAGTGTTTCTGGAGTCCAAATAAACTAGGTTTCCGGGCCGGGGTTGCGGGAGGCGGCACggtagggggaggggggtgggggtgagggttggTGGGTGGAAGGCCTTTAACAGAAGGTTACTAGTGCTTACTTGTTCATTCGTTGGGTATAATTTATTCTGTGTTACCATGGGTTTTACAGTTAACCCTAAAAATCCTCACTTCCATCCAAAATGCCTCCCAGTTAAAATTCACCGAATATTTTCAAGACCTAACTTCGAAAATGTATAATGCTCACAagagtgggtggtgggggtggtgaccATCTtgatgataaaaggaaaaaatagcttTGGAACTTTGAAGAATTGTAATTGACGTCGGATTGTGAAAGTGTTTTGCCTCTCAGAGTTTTGCATTGGACAGTGACCCTAGAAAGTAACAAGGATGTATATATCCTTTTTGACAGCAATTAGTAATAGTGGGAACTATGCTTTAATGAAATATACAACGTGTAGGGGTCTGAATAAAGGTACCAAATTCCCAGATAGCCATTTCAAGAAGAAATTTTGGGTCTTTGCCTTGAGTACcacaataatttcatttcttttccaaacattaagggggtggggagaggggaagagaaattaGTATCTCCTTTTCAAGGGTTGCTCAGGCTGCAGAGAAAAGTAATCTTTGTAGTATTAGATATTTTTGGGGAAAAGCAATTAATTGAggcatttactattttattttgcttgtttttggcaGCCTTCCATGTTCcgacacttaaaaagaaaaacacttaagAACTATTAAAGCCATTTGTACAAACAGGATGTTAAAAAcaacacattcaaaataactagTAATCCCAAAGTAACTAGTTAGAAACTataatggaaaacatttttctcttaggGGAAAAACTTAAAACTATTAACCAGAAGTGTGCAGATGGtaagattaaatataaataactcaATTCTTCCCAAACTTTACACACAGAAACAGTATATATTAATTAATGCCTATCAGTGCCCCACAGATATACATTTTGACAACAAATTCTAAACCATATGAAATAATAAGCGTCTGAAAAGAGCCAAGAAAATTTAGAACAATGAGCGGAAGTTGTCTTTCCAGCTATTCATATACAAGATATTGTAATATATGACAGGCATATTTCTGATATATTATAAACTTCAGTCACTGGATCTACCTGATGTTGCAGCCtgaataaatcagtaaaataaaatacagatatgGCATATTAAATTCATAGAGAAATCCCCTCCACATATAGCCACCTCTTAAAAACTGGTTAAAATATGGTTTTATAGATAATTACTATGGTTAAGCTGGtggaaaactaaaacaaatttcCTTTTGAGTCAAGAATGACAAGCCCCCATGCTCATCGGAGTTTGGGGGGTAGAGTGAGTTTTGCTCAAATAGCATGAAAAACCTGCAATCTAAAAATGTAGTTTAATGTGTGATTGGATTGGTAGTGCCAGACAGAAGAAGCGAATGCAAATGACCTCTGGAGAAATGAACTTTAAATACTAGCACTAACTTGGAGCAATAGAgctgacaaaaaaaatttttaagcgcTAAATAACACAGGGACTAAAATGAATTTCATCCATGAAtgaacataactttaaaaaaaaaacctatacaATCAAACTCAAATATGAGATTGTTTATATGGA contains the following coding sequences:
- the RPL22L1 gene encoding ribosomal protein eL22-like, with translation MAPKVKKPKKTTWKFGLDLTHPVEDGIFDSANFEQFLREKVKVNGKTGNLGNVVHIERFKNKITVVSEKQFSKRYLKYLTKKYLKKNSLRDWLRVVASDKETYELRYFQISQDEDGSESED